A portion of the Leptospira wolbachii serovar Codice str. CDC genome contains these proteins:
- the groES gene encoding co-chaperone GroES, protein MASIKPLGDRVVVEPKNESEEKIGSIIVPDTAKEKPQEGKIIAVGQGRYEDGKLIPLEVKVGDTVLYGKYSGTEIKQGGRDLLIIRESDILGVVTN, encoded by the coding sequence ATGGCATCAATCAAACCTTTAGGCGACCGAGTGGTCGTAGAGCCAAAGAATGAGTCGGAAGAAAAAATCGGATCCATCATCGTACCAGACACGGCAAAAGAAAAACCACAAGAAGGGAAAATCATCGCTGTCGGACAAGGACGTTACGAAGACGGAAAACTCATTCCTTTAGAAGTAAAGGTAGGAGATACAGTTCTTTACGGAAAATATTCCGGAACTGAAATCAAACAAGGCGGACGTGATTTACTGATCATCCGTGAAAGCGACATCCTCGGTGTTGTGACAAACTAA